In the Cryptococcus neoformans var. neoformans JEC21 chromosome 1, complete sequence genome, one interval contains:
- a CDS encoding Phosphatidylserine decarboxylase, putative, with protein sequence MANSEPVPDEHRIHRLTDWSSHDRRHYHKFLNDTVEYVDQHPKPLHPVLKEFQDAVEKSTRLSMLFDLMFQQIPHNKKYLKDPSGKSNQVRNFKHLLQLLNHVINTAPRWTQAAENVGLVGVPVNALLDWPMGTNAGFCVFQDPTVNEHLKKVLNVWGEFLSSPESSDALSNDETGWLGPVGLPSLEKVANVGKTSYTFDQFYECDRSAKHFGFRSWDDFFTRRFREQIRPVASPHDDSVVANACESKVYKVGRDIHARDQFWVKGQPYSVLDILAFDDYAERFVGGTIYQGFLSALSYHRWHSPVSGTIKKAYVVQGTYFSEPPFVEFNVNQNADPHGETTSQEYLSATATRAIIFIDNPKLGLVAFLGIGMTEVSTCEITVKEGQQVQKGDEIGMFHFGGSTHCVLFEKGVNLEGFPEPSDQNVPVRSQLCIAK encoded by the exons ATGGCAAACTCTGAACCAGTACCCGACGAACATCGCATTCACCGA TTGACCGATTGGAGCTCCCACGATAGGAGACATTACCACAAGTTCCTCAATGATACTGTTGAATATGTAGATCAACACCCAAAGCCTCTACACCCCGTACTCAAGGAGTTTCAAGATGCAGTGGAGAAAAGTACTCGGCTATCAATGCTTTTTGATTTAATGTTCCAACAG ATTCCCCATAACAAAAAATACCTCAAAGACCCGTCGGGCAAGAGTAATCAAGTGCGCAACTTTAAacacctcctccagcttCTCAACCACGTTATCAATACAGCTCCTCGATGGACCCAGGCAGCTGAAAATGTAGGACTGGTAGGTGTACCTGTGAATGCGCTGTTGGACTGGCCAATGGGTACGAATGCTGGGTTTTGTGTGTTCCAGGACCCTACAGTGAATGAACAT ttgaagaaggtccTCAACGTATGGGGTGAATTTCTGTCATCACCCGAATCTTCCGACGCTCTCTCCAACGATGAGACGGGGTGGCTCGGCCCTGTTGGcttgccttctctcgaAAAGGTTGCCAATGTCGGCAAGACTTCTTACACTTTCGACCAATTCTATGAATGCGACCGCTCAGCCAAGCACTTCGGCTTCAGGTCCTGGGATGACTTTTTCACTCGTCGCTTCCGAGAACAAATTCGACCGGTAGCGTCTCCCCATGATGACAGTGTCGTTGCGAATGCCTGCGAGTCAAAAGTCTACAAGGTCGGCCGTGACATCCATGCTCGAGACCAGTTCTGGGTCAAGGGTCAACCATACTCTGTGCTCGACATCCTCGCGTTTGATGACTATGCTGAGCGGTTTGTTGGTGGCACCATTTACCAAGGTTTCTTGAGCGCCTTGTCGTACCACAGATGGCACTCTCCCGTTTCTGGGACTATCAAGAAAGCCTATGTTGTGCAGGGCACATACTTTAGCGAACCTCCTTTCGTAGAATTTAACGTCAACCAGAATGCCGACCCTCACGGAGAGACAACCAGTCAGGAGTACTTGTCTGCCACAGCTACGAGGGCTATCATCTTTATTGATAACCCCAAGCTTGGGTTGGTAGCTTTCTTGGGTATTGGGATGACAGAAGTGTCGACCTGTGAGATTACTGTGAAGGAGGGGCAACAGGTACAGAAAGGTGATGAGATCGG AATGTTCCACTTTGGTGGATCAACTCATTGTGTATTGTTCGAAAAGGGCGTCAACTTGGAAGGCTTCCCCGAACCCTCAGACCAGAATGTCCCAGTCAGGAGTCAACTGTGTATAGCCAAGTAA
- a CDS encoding 2-hydroxyacid dehydrogenase, putative translates to MALSNAPKVLFLDTIKLAKSQLSSFSKIANVIPNTSKTREEFLHDLGTKYKDVTGIYRHFKASESIKITGRFDEELVSKLPSNLKFIAHNGAGYDQIDIPPCTARNIQVSNVPSAVDNATADTAMFLLLGAIRNFSSALLHARQGTFNSQLPLSHDPQGKVLGILGMGGIGSALARRAKPFGLKVQYHNRRRLTEEKEKETGATYVENMDQLLATSDIVSLNLPLTAATKHLISDDTFSKMKPTSILINTARGPIVDEAALVRALESGKIAGCGLDVYENEPQITKELLDHPNALCLPHVGTVTVETQTEMEAVCLRNLEHGLKTGKLAFTVPEQAHML, encoded by the exons ATGGCACTCAGCAACGCCCCAAAAGTCCTCTTCCTGGACACCATCAAGCTCGCAAAGTCACAGTTATCATCGTTCAGCAAGATCGCCAACGTCATC CCAAACACCAGCAAAACGCGAGAAGAGTTCCTTCATGATCTCGGTACAAAATACAAGGATGTCACTGGCATTTACAGGCACTTTAAAGCTTCTGAGTCTATCAAA ATAACCGGTCGATTTGATGAGGAGCTCGTCTCTAAACTTCCTTCAAATCTTAAATTCATTGCCCATAACGGTGCTGGTTA CGATCAAA TCGACATCCCTCCCTGTACCGCCCGCAACATCCAAGTCTCCAACGTTCCCTCCGCCGTCGACAATGCCACAGCAGACACCGCCatgttcctcctcctcggtgCCATCCGCAACTTCTCCAGCGCCCTTTTACATGCCCGTCAAGGTACATTCAACTCTCaactccctctctcccacGATCCCCAAGGAAAAGTACTTGGTATCCTCGGTATGGGCGGCATCGGTTCAGCTTTGGCTAGAAGGGCAAAGCCTTTCGGCTTAAAGGTGCAATACCATAACCGAAGGCGACTgacagaagaaaaagagaaggaaacaGGGGCGACGTATGTTGAGAACATGGACCAGCTCCTCGCGACTTCCGATATTGTCTCGCTCAACCTTCCTCTCACCGCCGCTACCAAACATCTCATCTCTGACGACACATTCTCTAAAATGAAACCCACATCTATCCTTATCAATACCGCTCGAGGTCCTATAGTCGATGAAGCCGCCCTTGTACGGGCCCTCGAATCAGGCAAGATTGCAGGCTGTGGTCTGGACGTGTACGAGAACGAACCGCAGATCACAAAGGAGCTGTTGGATCACCCTAATGCACTTTGTTTGCCGCATGTTGGAACGGTGACGGTGGAGACACAAAcggagatggaagcagTTTGTTTGAGGAATCTGGAACATGGTTTAAAGACAGGCAAACTGGCGTTTACGGTGCCAGAGCAGGCACATATGTTGTAA
- a CDS encoding expressed protein — MAMPPQESVSSLASSISATETTLPTPDLPFSKSSPRVAQMSVNEIPDDDDVFSQSNLLNRSVALGSPEESKTPQAEVPSISVDSTVEVDDASPTPHTRHNATSIVFPAPPPPIILHRENGEESRRVTAPGTELRSSHRQAAAKGLNISGLPVPEITTSTIVEQGDIEDEPIKEDEDDALPELVSPRRLNFGNSENAPVSPAWQSMESPNSNQYSPGGKRQSIHRFSSQSDLEVPSPLGPKFRRFEPTPNHGIHSRNLSLFFPQPGSIPGPKSASPDLIPSPEFGETTLIPSVDSSNEKKVFGGAGNWSFGQARPEGEGSAGLLTPDVKRSKRRGHHHKHSLSHNFFSFLDPTQTNPVLSSNKSSAKASPIPDATPASVPMPRLPSSATTQALSPLPSSKLDHYSRFLLSFAFLEFIIGAGLWIEGQMSGWRCLAGVGYLVVFDAMGIAVSMVERKEGAGWSSIRNPFGPSRFISLLYFAQSLFLVFAAVYIAKESIEQVILGSGAHDHAVGGHGHEGSHSHGGEGERSFPHLLLLCAAAATTFSGGTLGNHCKLVDAVGSLFLTPTYLSFPIVSRYSALLANPFSFTIVVSSLGILLSTLIVPPASLHSLDALISLLLTLFTSSLSYPPTIFFAHILLQTAPPSSTPQMIGLKRALREIKGDRRVLGLGTVRCWAVSVGKGGWNEFENHGQSNASRQGSIASSPVVTPRASTEFPSFPASTFSSLLKDKEEPSAPLVVTLTVHVDSDLGDQEVLDVTKMAWSRVHQVVGKGGGERGEVSVSVKRGWEGVEEM; from the exons ATGGCCATGCCTCCGCAGGAATCAGTCTCATCACTAGCCTCATCAATTTCAGCCACCGAGACGACTCTCCCAACGCCTGACCTTCCATTCTCAAAATCATCGCCACGAGTTGCTCAGATGTCGGTAAACGAGATACcagacgacgatgatgtcTTTTCACAGTCAAATTTACTCAACCGATCTGTAGCTCTTGGCAGCCCGGAAGAGTCCAAGACACCGCAAGCAGAAGTTCCTAGTATTTCTGTGGATAGCACTGTGGAAGTTGATGATGCGTCTCCCACGCCTCACACTCGTCATAACGCGACATCCATAGTATTcccagctcctcctccacctatAATCTTGCATCgtgagaatggagaagagtCAAGGAGAGTGACAGCACCAGGGACAGAGCTTCGAAGTAGTCATCGTCAAGCTGCCGCTAAGGGGCTGAATATTTCAGGGTTACCAGTACCAGAAATTACGACAAGCACGATTGTAGAGCAGGGAGATATAGAAGATGAACCAatcaaggaagatgaggatgacgcATTACCAGAACTCGTCTCTCCTCGTCGACTCAACTTTGGAAACTCTGAAAACGCCCCTGTCAGCCCGGCGTGGCAAAGCATGGAGTCTCCTAATTCAAACCAATATTCACCTGGTGGGAAACGCCAGTCGATCCATCGTTTTTCATCTCAATCCGACTTGGAAGTCCCTTCACCCCTCGGTCCCAAATTCCGTCGTTTCGAACCTACTCCAAATCATGGTATCCACTCTCGAAACCtgtccctcttcttcccgcAACCCGGGTCTATCCCGGGACCAAAATCTGCAAGTCCAGATTTGATCCCCAGTCCAGAGTTTGGGGAAACGACGCTCATACCGAGTGTTGATTCGTcgaatgagaagaaggtgttTGGTGGGGCAGGGAATTGGTCATTTGGACAAGCAAGGccggaaggagaaggttcCGCAGGGTTGTTGACGCCTGATGTGAAaaggagcaagagaagaggtCATCAT CACAAACATTCTTTATCCCATaactttttctccttcctcgacCCTACACAAACAAACCCCGTTCTTTCATCCAACAAATCGTCCGCCAAAGCATCCCCCATCCCCGATGCTACCCCCGCTTCAGTCCCCATGCCTCGTCTCCCCTCCTCTGCTACCACTCAGGCCCTCTCTCCGCTGCCCTCATCCAAACTCGATCATTATAGTCggttcctcctctcttttgCGTTTTTAGAATTCATCATCGGTGCGGGTTTATGGATCGAAGGTCAGATGAGCGGTTGGAGATGTCTTGCTGGCGTGGGGTACCTTGTGGTGTTCGATGCGATGGGAATCGCTGTGAGtatggtggagaggaaagaaggagccGGGTGGAGTAGTATCAGAAATCCTTTTGG ACCCTCGAGATTCATATCCCTACTCTACTTTGCGcaatctcttttccttgtgTTCGCAGCGGTGTACATTGCCAAAGAGTCTATTGAACAGGTCATACTGGGATCAGGTGCGCATGACCATGCTGTGGGTGGACATGGTCATGAAGGTTCGCACAGTCATGGTGGCGAGGGTGAGAGATCGTTCCCCCACCTTTTGTTGCTATGTGCTGCTGCAGCCACTACATTCTCTGGGGGAACATTGGGAAACCATTGCAAGTTGGTGGATG CCGTTGGATCACTGTTCTTGACACCAACTTATTTATCTTTCCCTATCGTCTCTCGCTATTCAGCTTTATTGGCGAACCCATTCAGCTTTACAATTGTCGTATCCAGTCTCGGCATCCTGCTAAGCACCTTGATTGTCCCTCC GGCCTCGCTCCACTCCCTCGACGCCCTaatctccctccttctcacccTGTTCACGTCAAGCCTTTCTTACCCTCCCACCATCTTTTTCGcccacatcctcctccaaacaGCCCCGCCTTCGTCTACTCCGCAAATGATCGGCCTCAAACGCGCTCTCAGAGAGATCAAAGGAGACCGCCGAGTCCTAGGCTTGGGAACTGTGAGGTGTTGGGCGGTTAGTGTGGGTAAAGGTGGTTGGAACGAGTTTGAGAACCATGGTCAGAGTAATGCGAGTCGACAGGGATCGATAGCTTCGTCGCCTGTCGTTACGCCTCGAGCGTCAACAGAattcccttcctttccagcATCAACATTCTCATCTCTACTcaaagataaagaagaacCCTCTGCACCTCTTGTGGTTACCCTCACAGTCCATGTTGATTCAGATCTGGGTGATCAAGAGGTTTTAGATGTAACGAAGATGGCGTGGAGCAGGGTGCATCAGGTGGTTGGAAAGGGtggaggggaaagaggggaggTGAGCGTTAGTGTGAAaaggggatgggagggTGTTGAAGAGATGTAG
- a CDS encoding mitochondrion protein, putative, with translation MLPCITTLIRPAFSPIHNIRAMSSFSRLVRFVPKSSSTPLIGEPVNADLDIGLAAYESKPIEIEVFSGTSVLNPGEKTGKKEIVERLLSPLAQSEVGTIRCIGLNYVNHAKEVNLPMPDIPTLFMKPSTSLADPFPSPTIIPKAFVASNSADFESEVAFVIGKDAKNVSEEEALDYVLGFTAANDVSSREAQFAQSQWCYSKSFDGACPIGPALVNKNQANKFSDVKIEGSLNGKTVQSSRLDDLIFSVPKIVSFLSQGTTLPAGTIIITGTPAGVGWSSTPRITLKDGDEFRVFVSHGVGTLINKIVEEK, from the exons ATGCTCCCCTGTATAACTACTCTGATTCGACCTGCTTTTTCTCCTATACACAACATCAGAGCCatgtcctccttctctcgacTTGTTCGATTCGTCCccaaatcctcctccacaccGCTTATTGGTGAACCGGTCAACGCCGACCTCGACATCGGTCTCGCCGCGTACGAGTCAAAACCTATCGAAATTGAGGTGTTCTCTGGTACTTCTGTCCTCAACCCCGGAGAGAAGACTGGCAAAAAGGAAATTGTCGAGAGGCTTTTGAGCCCATTAGCCCAGTCTGAAGTCGGCACGATACGATGTATCGGTCTGAAT TACGTTAACCACGCTAAGGAGGTCAATCTTCCCATGCCCGATATCCCCACCCTTTTTATGAAGCCTTCTACATCTCTCGCCgatccctttccttcccctaCCATTATCCCCAAGGCTTTTGTCGCTTCCAACTCTGCTGATTTCGAGTCGGAAGTCGCATTCGTGATTGGCAAGGATGCCAAGAACGTTTCCGAAGAGGAGGCTCTTGACTACGTCCTTGG TTTTACCGCCGCCAACGACGTTTCCTCCCGAGAAGCTCAGTTCGCCCAGTCTCAATGGTGTTATTCCAAGTCTTTCGACGGCGCTTGCCCTATTGGTCCGGCCCTCGTCAACAAGAACCAAGCCAACAAGTTCTCCGATGTCAAGATTGAGGGCTCTCTTAACGGGAAGACAGTCCAATCTAGCCGCCTCGA TGACTTGATCTTTTCTGTTCCCAAGAttgtttctttcctttcccaaGGTACCACTCTTCCTGCTGGTacgatcatcatcactgG TACCCCTGCCGGTGTCGGATGGTCATCTACTCCACGAATCACTCTCAAGGATGGCGACGAGTTCCGAGTATTTGTTTCCCATGGTGTTGGTACCTTGATTAACAAGATTGTTGAGGAAAAATAG
- a CDS encoding expressed protein encodes MKHEKMLLLVDCFHAIDDLIQKLTHIVEGEVHAAQARTYSKSYIRYFFERIMDMDDAPSPSQPIAGPSAFKKAPAKVSCLQCRAAKRKCNTPDANTTCRRCQGHGLVCQYTKHRRGRKKKVLERNQSSARPSHDPVPSSMSSTADIPNTGIADTEVGGLFESVPPQSHPSSLPAISQNARHASIVNDVSLVSANESTSFLSHQADASSTHKKLPHEEIALTGRRTNTIGRFGIHYSHVIPNEGDSSPFVGQPAPSSNVLTQDQDILIQRLRPDCPDPVRAGLLTDQDAFEMFEFYFRHLNATVAILDPVIHNATYCRHHSPLLFTAVLTVTARIMRPKAYSACLLLSNRFVGQAVEFGLCSIEIVQALNLLTHWKKPDDETSFRRVGYAIRLAQELRLDTRGPRPLPKAERQAREILNRERAWFNLIVADYHLAIHHSLPRMIKEDVDDPADWVLEHSHLLTPGESSLGPLVTFSRMCRLYADSLGAMNGDPSNMRMLSWIELEWKRWRNRWLEDNERYNFVQSQISTFRLCDSYFRFHICEYRLLFTARYEAPGQVLDTTQPSPLSIAFSECVDAALGVALVVQNDFVPYGYLPYCFNLTWVALAVNSIWLIKNISPMTSADRARVIRTLSDIQFSIEEASCSSDDMAAYTHRLLKHLLSGVSPEWQLASFMTEPYPHTSVDATSTSQHTQQKTLSNSGSAVAADQTSPQNWAPSSAQEMIQGYLWSQPNGYVPPPAGAGPMNATSLEDAQEMGTVPGIQPNKEYNDIFPADDDDFWKHLFPFGSIGN; translated from the exons ATGAAACATGAGAAGATGCTGCTGTTGGTCGATTGTTTCCACGCCATAGACGATCTTATCCAGAAACTCACCCACATTGTCGAAGGCGAAGTGCATGCGGCACAGGCAAGAA CATATTCCAAATCATATATACGATACTTCTTTGAGAGAATAATGGACATGGACGATGCTCCTAGCCCTTCTCAGCCCATAGCAGGCCCTTCGGCCTTCAAGAAGGCCCCAGC CAAAGTAAGCTGTCTCCAGTGCCGAGCAGCAAAG AGAAAGTGCAACACCCCGGATGCCAATACTACTTGTCGAAGATGTCAAGGGCATGGTCTAGTCTGCCAATACACGAAACATCGTCgcggaaggaagaagaaggtccTCGAACGGAATCAGTCCTCAGCTCGCCCATCTCACGATCCCGTCCCTAGTAGCATGTCATCTACGGCAGACATTCCCAACACAGGCATTGCCGACACCGAAGTTGGAGGCTTATTTGAGTCAGTTCCTCCCCAATCACATCCTTCGTCTCTCCCAGCAATATCTCAGAATGCACGACATGCATCGATAGTCAACGATGTTTCGCTCGTTTCTGCCAATGAAAGCACCAGCTTCTTGAGCCATCAAGCGGATGCCTCTTCTACACACAAAAAGCTACCACACGAGGAGATCGCTTTGACTGGTAGAAGGACAAACACCATTGGCCGGTTTGGAATTCATTATTCGCACGTTATCCCCAATGAAGGAGACTCGTCGC CGTTCGTTGGACAACCTGCTCCAAGTAGCAATGTGTTGACACAAGACCAGGACATCCTTATACAGCGATTGAGGCCTGACTGTCCTGATCCAGTGAGAGCGGGATTATTAACAGATCAGGATGCGTTCGAAATGTTTGAGTT TTATTTCCGCCATTTGAACGCGACTGTCGCTATCCTCGACCCAGTCATCCACAATGCTACATACTGCCGACATCATTCACCTCTACTCTTCACTGCGGTTCTCACCGTCACTGCGCGGATCATGCGTCCCAAGGCTTATTCTGCATGTCTGCTTCTGTCGAACAGGTTTGTAGGCCAGGCGGTCGAGTTTGGATTATGTTCGATTGAGATCGTACAGGCTTTAAACCTTCTCACACATTGGAAGAAGCCAGATGACGAGACGAGTTTTAGAAGAGTTGGGTATGCTATCCGGTTAGCGCAAGAGTTGCGACTGGACACAAGAGGCCCTAGGCCGCTGCCAAAAGCTGAAAGACAGGCTAGAGAAATTCTGAATCGAGAGAGGGCATGGTTCA ACCTGATTGTTGCCGATTATCA CCTGGCCATCCATCACTCACTTCCGCGTATGATCAAAGAAGATGTCGACGATCCTGCCGACTGGGTGCTGGAAcactcccatcttcttacTCCTGGAGAATCCTCACTCGGCCCCTTGGTCACTTTTAGCAGAATGTGCCGTCTCTACGCCGATAGTCTTGGAGCTATGAACGGCGATCCTTCCAACATGCGGATGCTGAGCTGGATAGAGCTCgaatggaaaagatggaggaatCGCTGGCTGGAGGATAATG AACGCTATAATTTTGTTCAATCTCAAATCTCCACATTCAGGCTCTGTGATTCATACTTCCGATTCCACATTTGCGAGTATAGACTTTTATTTACTGCGAGATACGAAGCACCTGGTCAAGTGTTGGATACTACCCAGCCTTCGCCGCTGTCAATAGCTTTTTCCGAGTGCGTAGATGCTGCTTTAGGAGTAGCGCTGGTGGTTCAAAACGACTTTGTACCGTATGGTTACTTGCCTTATTGCTTTAACCTGACTTGGGTTGCCCTGGCAGTCAATTCCATCTGGCTGATCAAA AACATTTCACCGATGACCTCTGCCGACCGCGCACGCGTCATCCGTACCCTCTCCGACATCCAGTTCTCAATCGAAGAAGCGTCTTGCTCTTCCGACGACATGGCCGCCTATACACACCGTCTCCTCAAGCATCTTCTCAGCGGGGTATCCCCCGAATGGCAACTCGCATCCTTCATGACTGAACCATATCCCCACACTTCTGTCGACGCTACTTCCACCTCCCAGCATACTCAACAAAAAACATTGTCAAACTCTGGTTCTGCTGTTGCGGCAGATCAAACTAGCCCTCAAAACTGGGCACCTTCAAGTGCGCAAGAGATGATTCAAGGATATCTGTGGAGTCAGCCAAACGGGTATGtgcctcctcctgctgGCGCCGGACCTATGAATGCGACTTCGCTGGAAGATGCACAAGAGATGGGCACAGTGCCAGGCATCCAACCGAATAAAGAGTACAATGACATCTTCCCtgctgacgatgatgacttTTG GAAACATCTTTTCCCGTTTGGTAGTATAGGCAATTAG
- a CDS encoding expressed protein has translation MDMDDAPSPSQPIAGPSAFKKAPAKVSCLQCRAAKRKCNTPDANTTCRRCQGHGLVCQYTKHRRGRKKKVLERNQSSARPSHDPVPSSMSSTADIPNTGIADTEVGGLFESVPPQSHPSSLPAISQNARHASIVNDVSLVSANESTSFLSHQADASSTHKKLPHEEIALTGRRTNTIGRFGIHYSHVIPNEGDSSPFVGQPAPSSNVLTQDQDILIQRLRPDCPDPVRAGLLTDQDAFEMFEFYFRHLNATVAILDPVIHNATYCRHHSPLLFTAVLTVTARIMRPKAYSACLLLSNRFVGQAVEFGLCSIEIVQALNLLTHWKKPDDETSFRRVGYAIRLAQELRLDTRGPRPLPKAERQAREILNRERAWFNLIVADYHLAIHHSLPRMIKEDVDDPADWVLEHSHLLTPGESSLGPLVTFSRMCRLYADSLGAMNGDPSNMRMLSWIELEWKRWRNRWLEDNERYNFVQSQISTFRLCDSYFRFHICEYRLLFTARYEAPGQVLDTTQPSPLSIAFSECVDAALGVALVVQNDFVPYGYLPYCFNLTWVALAVNSIWLIKNISPMTSADRARVIRTLSDIQFSIEEASCSSDDMAAYTHRLLKHLLSGVSPEWQLASFMTEPYPHTSVDATSTSQHTQQKTLSNSGSAVAADQTSPQNWAPSSAQEMIQGYLWSQPNGYVPPPAGAGPMNATSLEDAQEMGTVPGIQPNKEYNDIFPADDDDFWKHLFPFGSIGN, from the exons ATGGACATGGACGATGCTCCTAGCCCTTCTCAGCCCATAGCAGGCCCTTCGGCCTTCAAGAAGGCCCCAGC CAAAGTAAGCTGTCTCCAGTGCCGAGCAGCAAAG AGAAAGTGCAACACCCCGGATGCCAATACTACTTGTCGAAGATGTCAAGGGCATGGTCTAGTCTGCCAATACACGAAACATCGTCgcggaaggaagaagaaggtccTCGAACGGAATCAGTCCTCAGCTCGCCCATCTCACGATCCCGTCCCTAGTAGCATGTCATCTACGGCAGACATTCCCAACACAGGCATTGCCGACACCGAAGTTGGAGGCTTATTTGAGTCAGTTCCTCCCCAATCACATCCTTCGTCTCTCCCAGCAATATCTCAGAATGCACGACATGCATCGATAGTCAACGATGTTTCGCTCGTTTCTGCCAATGAAAGCACCAGCTTCTTGAGCCATCAAGCGGATGCCTCTTCTACACACAAAAAGCTACCACACGAGGAGATCGCTTTGACTGGTAGAAGGACAAACACCATTGGCCGGTTTGGAATTCATTATTCGCACGTTATCCCCAATGAAGGAGACTCGTCGC CGTTCGTTGGACAACCTGCTCCAAGTAGCAATGTGTTGACACAAGACCAGGACATCCTTATACAGCGATTGAGGCCTGACTGTCCTGATCCAGTGAGAGCGGGATTATTAACAGATCAGGATGCGTTCGAAATGTTTGAGTT TTATTTCCGCCATTTGAACGCGACTGTCGCTATCCTCGACCCAGTCATCCACAATGCTACATACTGCCGACATCATTCACCTCTACTCTTCACTGCGGTTCTCACCGTCACTGCGCGGATCATGCGTCCCAAGGCTTATTCTGCATGTCTGCTTCTGTCGAACAGGTTTGTAGGCCAGGCGGTCGAGTTTGGATTATGTTCGATTGAGATCGTACAGGCTTTAAACCTTCTCACACATTGGAAGAAGCCAGATGACGAGACGAGTTTTAGAAGAGTTGGGTATGCTATCCGGTTAGCGCAAGAGTTGCGACTGGACACAAGAGGCCCTAGGCCGCTGCCAAAAGCTGAAAGACAGGCTAGAGAAATTCTGAATCGAGAGAGGGCATGGTTCA ACCTGATTGTTGCCGATTATCA CCTGGCCATCCATCACTCACTTCCGCGTATGATCAAAGAAGATGTCGACGATCCTGCCGACTGGGTGCTGGAAcactcccatcttcttacTCCTGGAGAATCCTCACTCGGCCCCTTGGTCACTTTTAGCAGAATGTGCCGTCTCTACGCCGATAGTCTTGGAGCTATGAACGGCGATCCTTCCAACATGCGGATGCTGAGCTGGATAGAGCTCgaatggaaaagatggaggaatCGCTGGCTGGAGGATAATG AACGCTATAATTTTGTTCAATCTCAAATCTCCACATTCAGGCTCTGTGATTCATACTTCCGATTCCACATTTGCGAGTATAGACTTTTATTTACTGCGAGATACGAAGCACCTGGTCAAGTGTTGGATACTACCCAGCCTTCGCCGCTGTCAATAGCTTTTTCCGAGTGCGTAGATGCTGCTTTAGGAGTAGCGCTGGTGGTTCAAAACGACTTTGTACCGTATGGTTACTTGCCTTATTGCTTTAACCTGACTTGGGTTGCCCTGGCAGTCAATTCCATCTGGCTGATCAAA AACATTTCACCGATGACCTCTGCCGACCGCGCACGCGTCATCCGTACCCTCTCCGACATCCAGTTCTCAATCGAAGAAGCGTCTTGCTCTTCCGACGACATGGCCGCCTATACACACCGTCTCCTCAAGCATCTTCTCAGCGGGGTATCCCCCGAATGGCAACTCGCATCCTTCATGACTGAACCATATCCCCACACTTCTGTCGACGCTACTTCCACCTCCCAGCATACTCAACAAAAAACATTGTCAAACTCTGGTTCTGCTGTTGCGGCAGATCAAACTAGCCCTCAAAACTGGGCACCTTCAAGTGCGCAAGAGATGATTCAAGGATATCTGTGGAGTCAGCCAAACGGGTATGtgcctcctcctgctgGCGCCGGACCTATGAATGCGACTTCGCTGGAAGATGCACAAGAGATGGGCACAGTGCCAGGCATCCAACCGAATAAAGAGTACAATGACATCTTCCCtgctgacgatgatgacttTTG GAAACATCTTTTCCCGTTTGGTAGTATAGGCAATTAG